A stretch of the Aegilops tauschii subsp. strangulata cultivar AL8/78 chromosome 4, Aet v6.0, whole genome shotgun sequence genome encodes the following:
- the LOC109759372 gene encoding cation/calcium exchanger 1-like has protein sequence MESPRGRRTRNAAVPSACFLLLLPLLLLVPTLSPSAVPILRHVVQRAALSSPFFAARPRGDCQELQALDGAEARCAYLLSHTPCAPAGYVDYLRLFYCGFAGAGHPAAGYAASLLWLVVLFYLLGDTASEYFCASLEGLSAALRLPPAVAGVTLLSLGNGAPDVFASVVSFAAGDGGDGGGVGLNSALGGALFVSTVVAGVVALAAGSRGGAVVELRGFVRDLCFLFFALCYLVGVLVSGTVNVWVAASFVSIYVAYVVLVWTSQCCADPGKPPHADLAAPLLLDDDDDVPPLPSYSSKTAPGSTTAAVCLHYLLCALRMPLYLPRRLTIPDIAAHRWSRPCAVASAALAPVLLATTWTSHSPAAKSSRQHHTSDGHAILLSGAVLGLLLAALAAATTDANSPPRGRRRRVPWLAAGFLMSVLWAYTLARELVALLVAIGYMVGVKASVLGVTVLAWGDSLGDLVSNVAMATHGGPGGAQTAVSACYAGPLFNTVVGLGLSLTLAAGAQYPAPFTLPADTAVYETVGFLCAGLAWALVVVPARGMRLDRVYGVGLIVIYLAFFGVRVLDSLGLWFG, from the coding sequence ATGGAGTCCCCGCGCGGCCGGCGCACTCGCAATGCCGCCGTCCCCTCCGcctgcttcctcctcctcctccccctcctcctcctcgtcccaaCCCTCTCCCCCTCCGCCGTCCCCATCCTCCGTCACGTCGTGCAAAGGGCGGCCCTCTCGTCCCCCTTCTTTGCCGCCAGGCCGCGGGGGGACTGCCAGGAGCTGCAGGCCCTCGACGGCGCGGAGGCCCGGTGCGCCTACCTCCTGTCGCACACCCCCTGCGCGCCGGCGGGGTACGTCGACTACCTCCGCCTCTTCTACTGCGGCTTCGCCGGCGCGGGGCACCCGGCGGCGGGCTACGCGGCGTCCCTGCTCTGGCTCGTGGTCCTCTTCTACCTGCTCGGCGACACTGCGTCCGAGTACTTCTGCGCGTCGCTCGAGGGGCTCTCCGCCGCGCTGCGCCTGccccccgccgtcgccggcgtCACGCTGCTCTCCCTCGGCAACGGCGCGCCCGACGTCTTCGCCAGCGTCGTCTCCTTCGCGGCCGGCGACGGCGGGGACGGTGGCGGGGTCGGGCTCAACAGCGCCCTCGGCGGCGCGCTCTTCGTGTCCAccgtcgtcgccggcgtcgtcgcgCTCGCCGCCGGGTCTCGCGGCGGGGCCGTCGTCGAGCTCCGCGGGTTCGTGCGCGACCTCTGCTTCCTCTTCTTCGCGCTCTGCTACCTCGTGGGCGTGCTCGTGAGCGGCACCGTCAACGTCTGGGTGGCCGCCTCCTTCGTCTCCATCTACGTCGCGTACGTCGTCCTCGTCTGGACCTCCCAGTGCTGCGCCGACCCCGGCAAGCCGCCGCACGCCGACCTCGCGGCGCCGCTCCTcctcgacgacgacgacgacgtaCCTCCCCTGCCGTCCTACTCCTCCAAGACCGCGCCGGGCTCCACGACGGCAGCAGTCTGCCTGCATTACCTCTTGTGCGCGCTCCGCATGCCGCTCTACCTCCCGCGGCGCCTCACCATCCCGGACATCGCCGCGCACCGCTGGTCCCGGCCCTGCGCCGTGGCCTCCGCCGCGCTGGCGCCGGTCCTCCTCGCCACGACCTGGACCTCGCACAGCCCGGCGGCAAAATCCTCTCGCCAGCACCACACCAGCGACGGCCACGCGATCCTCCTCTCCGGCGCAGTCCTCGGGCTCCTGttggccgccctcgccgcggccACCACGGACGCCAACTCCCCCCCGCGCGGCCGCCGGCGCCGCGTGCCGTGGCTTGCCGCCGGGTTCCTGATGAGCGTGCTCTGGGCATACACCCTGGCGCGCGAGCTGGTGGCGCTCCTGGTGGCGATCGGGTACATGGTGGGCGTGAAGGCGAGCGTGCTGGGCGTGACGGTGCTGGCGTGGGGGGACTCGCTCGGCGACCTGGTCTCCAACGTGGCGATGGCGACGCACGGCGGCCCGGGCGGCGCGCAGACGGCGGTCTCCGCCTGCTACGCCGGGCCGCTGTTCAACACGGTGGTGGGGCTGGGGCTGTCACTCACGCTGGCGGCGGGCGCGCAGTACCCGGCGCCGTTCACGCTGCCGGCCGACACCGCCGTCTACGAGACGGTGGGGTTCCTGTGCGCGGGGCTGGCGTGGGCGCTGGTGGTGGTGCCGGCGAGGGGCATGCGGCTGGACCGGGTGTACGGGGTGGGCCTCATCGTCATCTACCTCGCCTTCTTCGGCGTCCGCGTCCTCGACAGCCTCGGCCTCTGGTTCGGGTAG
- the LOC109759365 gene encoding non-specific phospholipase C4, whose translation MAAKIKTVVVVVQENRSFDHMLGWMKSLNPDIDGVTGAETNRVVVADPRSKAIPFRDGSQYVDPDPGHSIQAIYEQVYGTPFVDAQATPITPPSVPTPPMSGFAQQAEKEKPGMAETVMSGFRPDAVPVYRELAREFAVCDRWFASNPASTQPNRLFVHSATSHGLVSNNTKALVAGLPQTTIFDSLHDAGYSFGIYYQYPPSVLFYRNLRQLKYIGNFHPFDLEFRRHCREGKLPNYVVVEQRYFDLKILPGNDDHPSHDVSEGQRFVKEVYEALRSGPQWEETLLVVTYDEHGGFYDHVPTPVGVPSPDDIVSDAPFFFNFDRLGVRVPAFFISPWIEPGTVVHRPSGPHPTSEFEHSSIPATVKKIFNLESFLTKRDAWAGTFDVVLTRDTPRTDCPATLPEPVKMRPTEAAEHTTISDFQAELVQLGAALNGDHAKDTYPHKLVEGMTVADAARYCNGAFKAFQDECERCKKCGKDGSHIPTMPPSPLPPSKKRGGFASKMLACFACGHS comes from the exons ATGGCGGCCAAGATCAAgacggtggtggtggtggtgcaaGAGAACCGCTCCTTCGACCACATGCTGGGCTGGATGAAATCCCTCAACCCGGACATCGACGGCGTCACCGGCGCCGAGACCAACCGCGTCGTCGTTGCCGACCCCCGCTCCAAAGCCATCCCCTTCCGCGACGGCTCCCAGTACGTGGACCCGGACCCCGGCCACTCCATCCAGGCCATCTACGAGCAGGTCTATGGCACGCCCTTCGTCGACGCCCAGGCCACGCCCATCACCCCGCCCAGCGTCCCCACGCCGCCCATGAGCGGTTTCGCGCAGCAGGCCGAGAAGGAGAAGCCGGGCATGGCGGAGACCGTCATGAGCGGGTTCAGGCCGGACGCCGTGCCGGTGTACCGCGAGCTGGCGCGGGAGTTCGCCGTGTGCGACCGCTGGTTCGCGTCCAACCCGGCGTCCACCCAGCCCAACCGCCTCTTCGTGCACTCGGCCACCTCGCACGGCCTCGTCAGCAACAACACCAAGGCGCTCGTCGCCGGCCTGCCGCAGACCACCATCTTCGACTCCCTCCACGACGCCGGCTACTCCTTCGGGATCTACTACCAGTACCCGCCATCCGTGCTCTTCTACCGCAACCTCCGGCAGCTCAAGTACATCGGCAACTTTCACCCGTTCGACCTCGAGTTCCGGCGCCACTGCCGGGAGGGGAAGCTGCCAAACTATGTCGTCGTGGAGCAGCGCTACTTTGACCtcaagatcctccccggcaacgacgacCACCCGTCGCATGACGTTTCCGAGGGCCAGAGGTTCGTCAAGGAGGTGTACGAGGCGCTGCGCTCGGGCCCGCAGTGGGAGGAGACGCTCCTTGTCGTCACCTACGACGAGCACGGCGGGTTCTATGACCACGTGCCCACCCCCGTGGGCGTCCCCAGCCCCGACGACATCGTCAGCGACGCACCCTTCTTCTTCAACTTCGACCGCCTCGGCGTCCGCGTCCCGGCCTTCTTCATCTCCCCCTGGATCGAGCCTGGGACGGTGGTGCACAGGCCGTCAGGGCCGCACCCGACATCGGAGTTCGAGCACTCGTCCATCCCGGCCACCGTGAAAAAGATCTTCAACCTCGAGAGCTTCCTGACCAAGCGCGACGCATGGGCCGGCACGTTCGACGTCGTCCTTACGCGTGACACCCCGCGCACCGATTGCCCTG CCACGCTGCCTGAGCCGGTGAAGATGCGGCCAACAGAGGCAGCGGAGCACACGACGATCTCGGACTTCCAGGCGGAGCTGGTGCAGCTGGGCGCGGCGCTCAACGGCGACCACGCCAAGGACACATACCCACACAAGCTGGTGGAGGGCATGACGGTGGCGGACGCCGCAAGGTACTGCAACGGCGCCTTCAAGGCCTTCCAGGACGAGTGCGAGCGCTGCAAGAAGTGCGGCAAGGATGGGTCCCACATCCCCACCATgccgccgtcgccgttgccgccgtCCAAGAAGAGGGGTGGCTTCGCTTCCAAGATGCTGGCTTGCTTTGCGTGTGGCCATTCCTAG